The Camelus dromedarius isolate mCamDro1 chromosome 19, mCamDro1.pat, whole genome shotgun sequence genome segment aaactaaatattcaGTTTTTCAGCCACACTAGCCATGTTTCAAGTATTTGCTAGCCACTTGTGGAGCGTGGCTACCAAATTGGTCAGTGCAGGTTATAACATTTTTCCATCATCATGAAAAGTTCTGTTGGAAAGTGCTGGTCTAAGACCTTGTAGGCCTTTGTAAAGACTGTTCTTCCCTCTGGGAGAAAGGAGCTTCCTTTCCTGTAATGGATGGACATTACCAGAAAGTTGCATATTTCCTTTCTGCTTGTATCCTGTTGGATAGAACCTAATCACATGACCATtgctagctgcaagggaggctggaaaatgtcACATAATGAGCCACTTGCTTAGCTAAGTGGAAATAAGCCATGTGCTCAGCTAACATTTGCGTGACTCTCCCAGGAGAATGACTATTAGGGGAACAGTTAGCAGCCTCTGCCACCCCCAGGTCTGGTGGATCCCAaagcattctttttcactgcacTGCTCTGTCTTAAATCTGGGAAGAGAATTCTTTGAGAAAAGAATCTAGGAATCACAGCCCAGTGATCCCAAGTCCTGAGACCCAGGAACCAGGTTGAGGAGCATTTAGCTGTCTGCTCCTCCAGCCATTTGGAGATACAGACATTGACTCCCCAGCTTGTTTGGGGCCTACACACCTGACCCATGGATGTCACCTGCCCACTGGTGCAGGCCAGGGGCCAGTCATGAAATACTGGGGCCCTTTGGGACCCCCGGCTATTTCTCCTCTGAGCTAATTTTCCCAGGACAGTTGTCAAGGAAACTAGAGGAATTTGGTTATGATTTCTCATCTTCAGGGCACTCCATATGGAACTGtggccttcccctccctccaaagGAGTCAGCCTTTAATGTCATACGGTGGTGataggggcagggggtgggggcaatGGGAAGATAGGTACTGTGGAGAACAGGAAGCAGTCATACCAACACCCGCCAAATGATCAAGTCTGGGCTGCAAGCTTGCATTTTGAGACAGCTGATGAGAAGTCAAGGTACCCTTGAGTGTGGAGTCAGATAAGTGACTGCCTCATGAAAAGCAGAAGGAGGACCCTGGACCCTCAAGGGGACCAGGACTTACGTGGACCAGGTTTCTACTATAATAATAATCCCTACCACCCAGGCCCACTTATCTAACAGGTACCATGGCACGTACCCTGGGTAACTTATCCACGTAATCCTCAGAACAATCCTAGGAAGCAGGTACTTTCGTTCTCCCCATTTTACATTAAAGAAGTGGAGGCCCTAAGAGACTAAGAAACTAATCTAGGATGTAGGTGTGGGCCTGTGTGACTAACGTAGTTAGCCAGTGCACCCTCTACTGGCACCCACCCTTTTCTCCCCACCACTTCCTCCAGCCTGGCCATTGTCTCACAAGCTGGACCCCTCATCTCTCACCTGAGCACCTCCCCCGACTCCTACCCTGACCAACCTGTGTGGATCTCTGGGTCAGGGGGCCCATGTCCGGGGGGTGTCCTACCTATACCCCTTTCTGGGATTCTTGAGCCCTCAACCCCAGAGCTGAAGCTAAGGGATAGGAAATTAAAATCTGGCTTAAGCTAAGGCATTTGTCTGGTGTCAAACCTCTCCACTGCTAATGGACCTTAGGTGAGTGActtacctctctaagcctcaatttcctcatctggaaaatcagATGAGACCTGTTATGCTACATGCAAGAATCCTGTAAGCACTGAAGTGGAAAAGCCTCATGCCTGGAATAAAGCAGGAAGTCAAATATTCCTTTCCTTTATTCCCAGGAGTTCTGAAGATCTCAGCTTGAAGTGGTATTCACATACATGTGTGTGAGGTACATGTGTGTATTCCAGCAGTTAATTTCCCAGATGCGCCTTTGACACTGGTATTCAGGCTATCTGTCCACCCTGGAAACCCTCTGCTTAACAAGGGAGAGTCAGAGACTTGGGCGTCCTTTTCCTGCCGGCCCTCTGCTCACGAGCCCACAAAATCAAGTCATTGAATTCAGTGTATTTACTGCCACTCAGCAGGGTGAGAGCCTGCTGGAAGACAGGGTCAGGGCATtgtccctgctccccagggaccAAATGCCCTAACCAAGAGGGGAACCAGCCTGGATTGCTCTCAGACTTTGCAGATGACGTGATGCAGGGATCCTGAGTGATGGAGGGTGACGCTGGTCCCTgatgggagatggaggaggaggcagagctgagggagagaaaagggtgtAAGGTGGCTCTCGTTCCCTCCCTGGGGACAGCCAGAGGCCCACAGTGGACTCAGAAACCCACTCCAAGCCCACACCGCCCCATCCTTTTCCCTCCTAAAAGACTACCTTCTCAAGCAGTTTCAGGAAGCTGGAATCATAGGAGGAATTTGCCAGAAAGGAGTCCTTCAGCTTCAGTTGCAAAGTCATTCCTGGCCCCAAAAGTACAGCTTAGGACCCAGCTGGCAGGGCTGGATTCCCTCAGAGATGCGGGCACTCCTCCCACTTCATCCCCACCCGAGTTCCCCTTCCAGACCTCTCCGTGTAGGGGTTCCACCCTGAACACCTGGGAGCTCAGGCCTATGGTGCCTCCATCTCTCTTACTCCCCTTCTCAGCCTCttcttgccacgaggacccagGTGGCTAGCCCTCCAGATCTCACCTGTTCCCTGTGAGCTGCCAAGGAGagtcaggaagaggaagagggacagTCCAGCCCCCATCGCGGCTACCTGGTTGTTTGCTTCTCAGGCGGACGGAAGAAATGTTGGAAGCTCCGCTAGCCTCTCCTTACCTGGCCCTCCCTTCTGTGCCCCACTCCGTCCTTAGCACAGGTGCGTGTGGGAGATGAGAGGGGGACGCTGGTAACTGGCTTTTCCAGTTCTCTCAAGAAGTGTTCTTTGAGGACCCACGAAAGGGCCATCCACTGGGCTGGGGGGCAAATAGAAGGTGGCCCCGTTTCCTCAATCCCatgccccacctccccaggtcTCGAGGCTTGAGGCAGTGGGTACCCAGTCCCGCAGGGAGGGAAGTTGAGGAGGTGTCCCTCCTGCGGGTGTCTGGGCCCCACCCAAGCCTGGGCCTGTCATTGCCCTTGAGGGATTAATTATTAACTGCAATTAATTTCTATCATCATGCCACCAAAGGGCTCAGGAATGTGCACCCAAAAGGGAGGGGTGGAATACATTAAGCTCTTCCCAAACCCAGGCGCTCTGTCCCCCCAGCCACAGCTGACTTTCTCGGTGAGAAATCTGGGTGACAGGGAACTTTCATTTtgaatgttttgttttagttGCTCTGAAACATCCTAGCTATTTAGGTGGAGACACGAGTTTCCTCAAACATCCTCCCATCCACCCCGCCTTGTGCACTCACGCAAAAGGGATCCCCTCAGCCAACACCCTTTCACACAGGCATTGGAATGGCAAACACGAGGACAGATGTGTAGAGGGAGCTTGGAACCCATTGTGTTTACCCTCTTTCTTTAAAAGCTAGGAAACGAAGGCCCAGAGAGACTTATTGACTTattaaagtcacacagcaagtcaggaGCAGAGAGGTTAGAACCCATCCGTCATGATGCCAGACACAGAATAAGCACAGCAGACTGAAGCACCAGTCACGTAAACCCTCTAGAGCATACAAAGACACATGCCTCTTATCTTATTAACTGCCTCCCTAAGTATCTACAACCCACTCCTAAAAAACCCAGTGGGCCCCAGCACAGAGGGATGGAAGCAGAGAAGGCAGAGTCAGGGAGAAAAGGCAAAAGCAAGACCAGGGAAATGGAGAGGCGGAGGGAGACACTGTCgataacataaatataaataaagtgcAATCCAGGGACTCCCAGACTCGCACTGGAGAGCAGGAAGACCAGAGCGGGAAGAATTGATGGACAAAAAGATCAGCAGACCTAGCAGATACGAGCAGAGGGTAGAAAGTGGGAAGACAGCTGCTTTCCGGCATCTGAGTCTGCATAGGAGGAGGGTGGGAGCATCCCTATATCTTTCCCAACTGGCGCCCTCTTTCCATATAATCAGAGCTGAGGCTGTCCCATGCCAGGCACATTAGaaacattatttcctttaatgCTTTAATTATGGCCTCTGAAGTAGATGCGTTACCCCAGTTTTAGGGGTGAAGAAACAAGGACTTAGGCCacgtgacttgcccaagaccCCACTGCTTGGAAGTGGTGGATTCAGAGCTGGGTTCTGACCTTCTTCACTGCACTGTCCCTGAACACGATGCTTGTCATGCCTGGTGACCCTCTTCTCCTGTCACTCCTCCTCTGCCAAAGGAATGGAAAGCTCTGTGGGCTGCAGCCATCTGGACGAGAAATGGCCCAGGTgttcaccctcctcccctgccctgggtTCTCCTAAGGGTCTGATGCAGTCCCCAGGCGGTGAcgctctccacccccacccagctcccAATTCCTGCTTCCCCGAGGGACCTATGTATTCTCACCCCCAGTGGTTGTACTTTTAGAAACAAGGGGAGGATTTGGGGATAGGATGCCTGGATCTCTTCCCTTAGATGGGAGTCTGGGCTGGGGACCAACTCGGGTCTGGGGGAGAGATCCCTAAtctggaaacagcctgagagcCCAGTAGGGGAATCCTCAGGCTCTTACTCACTCTTCCCCTTGCCCAGTGCTTCCTGGGATCAGACTGGAACAGATCAATCCTCTGGGACAGCTTGGTGACCTCTCCCTGGGGATGGAGATCCTGGTGTTGATGGAGGCCAAGGCACACCTGACTCTCTCGAGACTTGTAATAAGGCCTCAAAGCCTTTAAAGAGCCAGGGAGACAGTCCTGGAAACACACACCAGCTGACACCATGGACACCACACTGGTGCTGCTCTTGGGCCTGCAGGCTTTGGCTGGATACGGTGAGCACTGGAGCTCTGACTTGAGGCCTTGTGGTCAAGATGTGGACACTGGACCCAGAGAGATGGCCAGCTCTTCTGACACCATCTTATCATGTTCTTCTTCCAACAGCTCAGCTGACCCCATTGGGGATCTCTACTGTAGCTGAAGGCATACCCCCTGCCTCTGGGGATATCTCTGTAGGTCTCCCCACCATCTCTGCAGATCTCCCCACCATCTCAGCGAGTTTCCCAACAGTTTCTCCAGCCTCTGGGGTGCTGCCCAGTAGTCCTCAGACTTTATCTCCGACAGTTCCTGGGAGCACTTCAGGAGCAGTGTCAATGTTGCCAAGTGATATTTCTGTTGCTCAATCTGTCTCTGAAGGACTCCTTAGCTTGGCCCATAGCTCTGGGTGGGGGGCTTCCGGTTCTCTGCCACGAGTAAGATATGAGTTCCCTGGAAACTCACTGAAGCAGTGCACTGGCCTTGGTGGCTATACAAAGGCCCTCTTTCTGCTTTTCAACTTGTCAACTTTTTCTCTTATAGTGTCTTTTGTATCCTgcctgacattttttttttttttttgcctactttGAGGTCATGAAAATATTCTCCTATTCTTTCTTCCGGAAGCTTTATTCCTTTAGCTTTCAAACGTAAGCCTATGGTGTATCTCAGCTTAATttctgtgtatggagtgaggtagGGGTcaagtttccttttttccccttacagATAACCAGTTGCTCCAGGACTATTTATTCCAAAGACCCCCCTTCTTTCTCCACCATAGAATTGTGTGAATCTATCAAAAATGAAGTCACCAGGTACATGTTGAgttgtttctggactctcttcTGTCTATTCTTACTCCAGGGCTGCCGTACTTACTGACTGCAGCTTTGCAGCAAGTCTGGAGATCTGGTAGTGTAAGTcttccacttttgtttttctttaagattgTCCTAGCTATTCtcaatcctttcatttttattgactcAGTTGATCAATTTCTACCAAAATCTTTCCCAGGATTTCAATGGAGAGGACACTGGACATAATTTCTGCTTCTGCTCTCGCTCAGATCTCTTCCAGCCGTTTTTCCCCTCTGCCCTTCTAGGATCTGTTTCCCCACGACAGCCCCTGGAACTGCTTCAACTGTACCTGGGACCTCCACACCCAGTGGGGCTGTGTCAGGAGGCTCCATGACCACCACGGCTAGCACAGCCACTACATCCCCAGGGCTCAGCATCCTGACCAGTAAGGCACTCTTACTTGCACTGGGTCATTGACCTGCAGGCACCTTGGCTCCTGGAGATGAGTGTAGGGACAGGCATTAGTGCCTGCTTTCAACTGTGTTCTGAGTATGTCTGAGGATGTCTCCAATTCTTAAAAGGGTTTCAGTGCCCTCTCAAAGCCTCTGGTCAGACCAGCAGCCAGATGTCTGTTACCTGATTGTTACCTGGTTTTTGACTCCTTTCCCTGTGGCCCGATCTGCCTATCCAGGGCGACAAGCATCCCTTCCAGAGATCctgtcctccttcctccctctgtccccttctccctgccccttcaATCCTAGTCTACCCCTCTCACCTTCTCCCGACAGTCTGAAGGCAAGAAATGAGTGGAGAGAAAACCGGACAACAAGCTCTGGCTCCTCTTAGTGACCAGAGTTagggtggggcagtggggaggacaGGGCCTCAGAAGAAGGAGAGAGGCCCACCTGGGGACCCTCGCAGAGCAGACAtcacagatggagagagacacGGACAGTAGAGCCTGCAATATGGAGGAGGGTTCAGAAAAATGGAGAGATGTGGATGTCAGTGAGGAGTTTAGAGACTGAAGGACATGCCCACGGGTGTCAGGGAAGAGTGGCTGGGGCTTGGATTGATGCCCTTTAAAACCCCTCTGGTGAGATTCTGTTCCCAAGATGACAAGACAGAACTCCACAGAGAAACGTGGTCTTAGAATTGCACAGACATCAGCATCACAGAAGGAAAGATGGGAGGTCATGGAGGGCAGTGGAGGTTGGGGGCATTGGGGTCCCACTGGCCTTGGTCACTgtccctctctgttcctcaggcCTGAAGCCTCAGAGAAGGGGCTCTGTCCCAGACTGGGCCATCGTGTTGATCACTCTCACTGTGGTGACAGCAGTCTTCAGCCTACTGTATGGTATTAAGAAGGTGAGTGAAGCTATGGTCCAAATATGTGGGTCTCTGAGGCCAGCGGGGCTGGGACCTAGTGCCCCAGAACTTCAAGATGAACAGGGGCTTTGGGAAAAGATGACAGCCTGCCACACTTAGGGAGGGACAAGGGGAAAACGGAACCCCAGTCTGGGTGGCTGAGAAGCATTGACCAGGCAGGGATGCGGCCACTGAAGGAGAGGCCGGGGAGCACTGCAGGCTGACCAGCCCCTGGAGGCACTAAATTCAGCTCTAGGCAGTGAAGAATCAACTCCATGAAGTTACAGAACCTGggttttgaatcctggctctgccattatAACTGTGTGATTTTGttcaagttactcaacctctctgtgctccagaTGCCtcatgaataataataataactaacacttGAACAGCACTTATTATATGCCAAGTGCCGCATTTTagttcacagcagccctgtgataTAGGTAATATTATTCCTCTCATTCTACCAATGAGGTAATTGAGTCTTGGATAAAATGAGAAGGATAGTATTCATCTCAGGGCTgttggaagattaaatgagtttatgcatgtaaagcacttaggtgcctggcacatagtaagtgctcagtaaattagTCCAATTCATTATTATGATTGTTTTTGCTGGAAGAGGCACTCTGAGAACCTGAGTTATTGAGGGAGGCAGCAGTCCGTGGGGAGAGCTGAGGGCTGGCCAGCAGGTTCCTGGGGCCCTCAGTTAACCCATCCTCTCCATCTCTCATTTCACAGGGCTGCCAGTTCCGGAAGGAGATGAGTGTGGGATGAGGCTGTGGCTCTGTGACCTCTACAGCTGCCACCATGAGGCCACCAGCCAGTGCTACTCTGTCAAGTGAAAGGGTGGGGCCAGGATAGCCACATGCCCCTCTGcctttggcctccctccttcctctcctgaaTAGACTCATTCAGGACTCAGCCTTCGTACTCACACTAACTGGAGACATTTCCTGTGGGTGGATTTCTGGGGCCACTGGCACCCCGGGTCtcttccaccaacagtgtaagggGAAGACCACTGTCAGCCGCTGAGTGAGAGGCTGAGATACCAGTCCTGGCCCTGCCGCCAGCCTGCTGTCTGGTACCTAACCACTCAGatgcagttttctcttctgtagaaGGAAGCACCGGGGCTGGATGATCTCCAGGGCTCTCCCAGGGCTCACAGAGTCTGGGCAATTGGAaccttcctccctcaccctttCTTCCTGTTCCCATCCTCTTCCCCGCCTATCAGAGAAGCTCCTTGGCTGAGGATACTTTGGGCCCCCCCCCAGGGCACAGGACCAGGGTCCCACTTACCACCTCCTTCTATATGGAGCCCCCTTGGGCTGGCTTCTGACCCTTTCAAGACCCCCAATTCTCTCATCTCGAACAGGTGAGGAACCCTGTTCTTTGATGCCCACTCCAGGTGGGTGGTGGACACAACTCTTGCTAAATAAAACAGCACCCCCTCCACTGGTCTCCCAGCCACTTTTTAATTTGTCCAAGTGCGTGGACTTTGCTGTCAGGCAGGTACCAGCCAGGTCTAGTCTCTGCTGCTTACAAgatgtgtgaccctggacaagtcacttccctGAACTGAGACTGTTtgttcttatctgtaaagtgaggctgATGTTGCTAACCTCGTAGGTTACAGCCTCATAGGTACGGTGCTCAGCATGCTGCAGTAGCTGGAACAGCTGACACAGCAGTAGCGGGAAGGGTTGTTTTGTGACCGGCCCCTCAGCCTCTAGCTCAGACACAGCAAGCTCTACTGACACTAAGAGGTCCATGTGAGCTTCCACCTACCTCCAGGTTCCTCCACCCAAGATGCCTGTGTCCTCCGGAGGAAGCTGTGCCTAAAAGAGAAGGAGACGTTTATCTACACAACAAAAACAGAGATTCTCAGCCTCTGGTACCGGTGGCATGTTGGGCTGGAGagttctttgttgtggggctgtcctgtgcattatgGGATGGCCAGCAGCacctctggcctctacccactaggtgCCAGGACAAACCCCCTCCCCCAGTTGTGACAAGAATGTCTCTGGACTTTgctaaatgtcccctggggggctaAGTTGCCCCTCCCTATTGAGAACCACTCTTCTAGAGGCCTGCATCCCTGGGGGAAATGGTGGGGTAGCAGATTAGTGGAAAAGGGGGTAGTCAGTTACTTCTGAGTCCAGACGGAGTGGCAGGGGAGGGCCggcctctgcctcagtttccccatcctgCAGGATGCATGGCTCTGGAGGCAGGCTGCCTGTTTCTGAGTAGTCGCTCTTTGGCCTGACTCCAGGAAGCCTCATTAATCTCTCATTAATGGCATTAATGAGCAGTTGGCCTCTCCTCTTCCTACCCATTCCAACTCTGCCTCAGGCTTAGGGACCAGTCACATCAAGTAATGAGAGGAATTCACAAATTCAGTCCTCTTGTCCTCCCGTGGAACCCCGCAGCCCCGAGGTCCTGGCCTCCTGCCCTCTAGGTCcagccctctccaccccctcTGCTGGCTCCACTTCCCCCAAAGAGGCAGAAGCCAGCCCTGGCTTCCACTCCTTTCAGCCAAGTCAACATTACTGATGTCTCCTGGGAGCCAGGCCCCATCCCAGGTGCTGGAGACACGGCAGTAATCAAGGCAAAGACTTCCCCTGAGGGATGCTTACATTCCAGTACAGGAGACCCAAAGGGAACAAATTAAGTGAGTGATGGGGGTGGTGACTTAGACCCCTGGACCCACAGCTGTCTCTCTCCTTACAGCCCCTGGTAGTTTGTCCTCCCTCCTACTCCAGCTCCAGGCACTATCACTCAGCAGCCCAGTGTATAAATTTTGACAATCTCTGAGCAAATGCTTGCTTTGGGCAAGGAATCAGGAAGAAGGGGACAGTGGAGACTCCAGGAAGATCCTGGAAATGAGATGTCTGCATTTCTGTTTGGGGGTGGATGGGGCTTGGAGACAAAGAGATAGCACTGGGCTGAGATGAggagggaaagtggggaggggaggcagagcccCTGTCAGCTGAGCATCTCTGCCAAAGATCTCAGCTTCATTGCCTCTGGGTAACCTGGACCTGCCTGCATCCCTGGTGAGGCAGGTGATGTCAATCTCTGGGGTTCTGCATCTGCCTTGTCTCATCTCTGCCGTTGCCCCACTGTCCCCACTTCTTGTTGGGTCGTCTCTGGACATCTGGAAGCACCCGTCTGCAGCAGTGAGCCAAGTGAGGGCTTTCCACCGGTGTCAAGGGAGGGctttcccccttctctgctcCTATACTCTTTCACCTGATACTGACAGATAGCTCCACCCAGGGCAAAAAGAGTGACCATGTGTGAGTAAGGGGTGTGGAGAGCTGTGCTGATGTAAGACAGGCGAGGTGTGCAGCTGGAGAGGAACCAGAATTTGAGTCTCCTCCCAGAACCCAGCTTCCAACCGTCCCCCCACCACCCAACTCCAGCCAGAACTCAGTCCTTCTAGAACCCGTCATCTGCCAGCAACCTACCCAGAGCCCCTCACCCAACCCCACTCCCTccactggggctggggaaggagcctGCCCCCTCCCAGTTTTCTTTCCCTGCCCCCAGACCCCACCCCTTCAGTAGGCACCCACGCTCCTCACTCCGTGACGAAGCAGCCTCGGTCTCGTGTTATCAGGGCACCCCTGCGGGATGGGGTGGTTCCATTTGTTTAAGATTCAGGCCAGAGGGGCCCCAGCCCCATGACGTCAAACCTGGGCCTATATAAGCTGAGGGGACCCCAGCCCACAGCCTCAAGCAGCCATCCAGCTCCATCATGGCCCAGCTCGCCCACTGTCTCCGTTCCATCTTTGTCCTCCAGTGctgctttctcctttttctctttctggaggCAGGTAAGATGCTCTCAGAGGCGAAGGGGTCACTATCACACAGGGGGATAGAAGGCAGAGGGGAGTTGTATCTTATCACTCATGGGGTTGATGGCCAATCATAGAAATGAACAGCAGGTGAATGTGTGGTGGGAAGTGGGGTGGGTACGGAGCTGCCGCGTTTGGTTGTCTAGGGTGTTCACTGCTCAAGTTTGCTGGCTAAGGGGCATGTCAGAGGTGAAATACAGCCTATGCTCTGCTCCTGAAGACATGGCCTGCAAGGCTGCAGCCACCAAAGAAGGGGCTTCTGCTAGTCTGGATATAGACACCGTTTGGGCTAGTAGTCTGGGGTGGGCAGCAGCAAGGACCTGACACTCCcagagcacctgctatgtgcaaGGAATTCACAGATGCTTGAGATACTTCATTTCACGTCATGTCCTCAAATCCCCTGGGGTGGTTAATAATAATCCCATCTTCAAAGAGGAGAGTGAGAGTCAGAGATGTAAAGGGGCTTGTCCAAAGTCACGGTGGCAAACAGGGATTCTGCCACACCATCCCCGCCACCGCCCTCAGAGGCATAGGGTGCATTTCTTTCCCAAGAGCCCTATTCCGTGCTGACTGTGGGTGCTAACCCACGTAACTCGTCTGGGCTTCTGCAAAACGGGAAGGATGCTGCCTGGCTGACGCCAACGGTTGCAGCTTCCTAAGTGTTTACTACGCACCAGGCATTGTTCCATGTttgcttatttaatcctcacagttaCTTGATAAGGTGTGTGTggtttgtccccattttacagttgggaaACATGCCAGGGCTTAGGTGAGAAagtaaatatggaaaagtttaaTGAGCAAAACAGACCCTCCAAGATAAAGTGAAATTGCCAAATTAGTTCACTTAGTGAAGAGACATTTCTGCGGCTGAGCCCAGGGAGTGGAGGTGCCCAAACACAGGGGCAGTTTGGAGGGGCCTGGGCGAATCGGAGGAGGGTCTTCACAAGGGAGATGCTTGGCAAAAGTAGATTCAGAGAGTCTCTCTGAGTACTGCATGGGCTTATCCATGGTAATGGCACTGATGACCCCAAACCAGGGCTGGGAAAGTTGTGAATCTGAATGCTCCAGGCAGtattgggggtggggcaggtggcagCTTTTCCTTCCCATAGTGTTTGACCAAGGGTGATGTTACAGGATTTCTCCTCCCCTGAGCTCAGGGGGAACTGGGTGGGTGGCCTGGGCAGACGGCAgacagcagggacagggctgaggAAGCTCTGAGCTGTCTCCGCTGGGTCTCAGCAGTGCCTTGATTTGATGCTCTTCCTCCCACCTGGAGGTCTGGGGACAGAGGCACCAGAGCCGTTCTCAGCCACCCACTCTCCAGTCTCACCCAACTTCTCTTCCTCTACTGGCCAGGCTGATTGTCCCACCTGTTGCTCTCCACCCCCTCCTGTTGGTGCTGCTGCCCAGGACGCAGAACCTGTAGGGGGCAGAAGGGAATGCGTCCTAAATCAACTCACACACATTTCCCCCGTCCTTTTTCTTCTCACATTCACTTTTGAGGGCGATTTATTCTAGGGTACGTGACAGGCACAGGGTGGACTTGAAATCTGAATTCGAGTGCAGGACACTCTAGGCTCTGTGGGTGTGGTCTGGGAGATGGCACGCTAGAGCTTGGCTAGCCGGGATGGAGGGGACAGGTAGGGAGGGCAAGAGCCTCTGGTCTTGCTCAGATCTTACAGAGAAGAGCAAAAAGGTGATGGGTGAGGAGGGTTTGAGGCTGAGGTGGGGTTGGGATGGGCACAGGGTGGAACTGGAGTGTGAATCAGGGCTGGGCGATGACCGTGTCCAGCAGAGAGTGAGGTCAGGGCAGAGAGGGAAGAGTGACGAGCAGAATGGATGGAGACCTTTAGCTCACAGTTCTGGGGTATGTCCTGCCATTTGTCCATAGGGTCAGCCAACCCCAGATGCAGATCATGAGACCCTAGAACCCCAGGGGCTGCATCACACAGCCACGGAACCATAGGAGCAGAACCTAGATTAAATCATCGCTGAGGAAAGCACAGTTGGGGCTGGGGTCctgaagagaatctg includes the following:
- the SFTA2 gene encoding surfactant-associated protein 2, yielding MGAGLSLFLFLTLLGSSQGTGMTLQLKLKDSFLANSSYDSSFLKLLEKLCLLLHLPSGTSVTLHHSGSLHHVICKV